Part of the Portunus trituberculatus isolate SZX2019 chromosome 46, ASM1759143v1, whole genome shotgun sequence genome, AGGGATCGTAATAGCCTGGTCATATggcgtaaaaagagagagagagagagagagagagagagagagagagagagagagagagagagagagagagagagagagagagagagagagagagagaggcaatacaTGGACATTCGGTAATCACATGCTTCACAGTTCACTGTGGGGGAGGGGTGGGCCATGCAATCAGCGAGTACGATATATCAATATTTCTTTAACTATTTCTACCAACAAGAATGACATTTATAGACAATAATATGTTTAACGTCAATTCATAATACCTGTGTTTATTAGTGCTCACAAAGAAGCACTTGTATTAAAAAGTTAAGGTTCAGAGTAGGGATCAGTTGGGTTTTGCCTGCTAGTGTCGTAATGGCGGCGCAGGCGTCTCACACAAGCAAGTAACCCGACTCATCACATCCCTTTGAACCGAATGAAGGATCGAATTATTTACGTGCATGATTCTGACCAACTCTTTCTTACTAACACTAAAATCCTGATACTGAATACTTATGCTACCATTTTGTCACACTTCATGAACAGAAACACTTATTACTAACAGTCCATGGCAAATTAAATATGTCACCTATGTTAAGTTTAAATTTTGGCCAAGTTATATATATGTCTCATTCTTGTAATCAATATATATCTCGAACATTATTCAGCacattctccacattttccccCCAAACGCTTCCAGTGACACAAGACAACCATTATGTATTGACGCTTTAAAAGTATGACGTCTGTTCTCGTTCAGCTAACAAaaattacataaatatatacagcaTAACACTACTAAAAATATATCATTACCGGCACACTGATGCAGCATTCTACTGAACACCATTACACGACATCCTAAGACTGGCGTTCTTCCACTAAATCAacgtaaacatgaaaaaaaagacaataaataaagaaagaatttcGGTTTAAACTAAAAATATATACGTATACATATCACGAAAACCACAAAATTTCAGGGGAGACACTAGTAAACCCAAATACACTGTGACAAACCATAATTTACTTACTCGAATAGAAACACCTCACACTTTCTATCAACTTCTACATAAATTAAGTAAACCTTTCAATAAACTAACACTGAATCGTAAAAACAAGCCCATAAGTAACAATAAGACATCTCTCTAACCAAAATATTGTTAGGTCCgtcaccctctcccttccctcgggCCTGGACGCCTTGTCATTGGGGGATTTAAAAGTCAAACACACAACCTGGGCCAGAGGTGTGTATTACTTAGTAGTTATTGACTTATTTCTGTGGTGAAGGTTAGATTATCAACGCCCTCATGACtgaaatgtggagagagagagagagagagagagagagagagagagagagagagagagagagagagagagagagagagagagagagagagagagagagttaagaccccccctcctccaccactaccttcatcaCTAGTACAaaacccacacatacacacacctgtgggaagaaaattaaatgctcTCAATATTATTTGGTGTTGTTTGTTAACTTTCTCAAATTTACTTACATTTGTCGGGCTGCATGAATTCCTTTGGTAGTTTGAAGCACAGAGAAGCACTTCCTGtaccaacacctctctctctctctcttgcaggtgTGGCTGAATGCTGATACTGGATAACTGGATGAGATAGtaatggtgtggttttgtgggtAGTGCCACTGTGGATGCAGAGGCAGAGGCAGCCATCCTCATAGTCATCCTATTCACCGTATCCTATTTTGTAAGTAGGACTGTAGTATTTGTGCAGCTTCACGTAATCTgcagcatgtatgtatgtacacttttctttgttgttactTTGGGATGGTTTTGAATCTATATTGCTTGTTGGAGATCCATTGGAGTTATGTGAATTAAGTGTGGCTTGAATCCTGGTTAGTTTTGGATAGCATATGCTTTCTTCAAATTATATGGTCTCTTTCCCAGCAGTCCCCCATGCTTATGAAttaggagggagatgaagaaagtgATGTACGTACTATTTGAAAGTAGATTTATATGTATTGGGCTTTATAATGATCTgtaacaaatgaaaaacaagtgACATTGGCAGACTTGactgtactgtatatatactttagtgtatctatctatacatgCAAAGCAGAGATCTCCCTAATAAGGGTTTTACCAAATCAACATACACTGCTTTGTCTGATTGTGGGAATACAGCACATGTAATGTTTCAGGTCCTCGTACTCCATTCTTTTCAGTCATCTTTCATGACACACAGTGATTTCAATAATAGTGTTGTCTCAGTGTGAACAGAGTAGCAAGActgttttttcctccatatgtACTCAAACAATAATGAAATCAAGCAAATTTCAATATTAACAGAAAACTGTAATGATaaatttcctttacatttttattttcctaaggCACATAATGTGTTGGCTACTCTTATCAAAAACTGTTCTACCTTCAAAATACTCAATGGCACTTCTCAGACATTATCATATGTCATACTGGGATCTCTGTCCTTCACTACACTACTGACTCATGACACCAATGAAAGTCAGTGAGACAATGCTCAGCTACATCAAGGCATTCATGTTGTGACTGCTCCTTCAATGTAAATCACTGTTGCAGCCTCAGATTATATATCCTTTAGAGGCAGACATGCTTAATCACCTCTGATAGTTTggtttcacttcttcatctgcCTTCTAATTGGTTACAATGAACTTCATACAAAATTGACATGCAATGTTGATCATATgtacttctgtttttttgtatACAAGAGGAGGTGAATGGTACCTTGAATATCTCAAACTACAGCTGGCTGGGCTTGGTGGGAAGGACAGCGTAGGGACGCAGGCGTGGGTAGATGTACTTAGAAGCCTGCAGCAATTTCTCCACATTGGGACCTGAAAATCATAAATTATAATCAGAATGTACATATGGCTTAACATCTTTTAAGAGTgagatatcaagacatttgttccttagttttggctaactctttatttttcttttagagcAGTGATAGTCAACCTGGGTGCATGGTGCACCCCAGGGTGCATGATTTTTTTCAAAGGGTACATGGAAATAATGGGGTACATGGAGGGGTACATGACAAGTCTAGTGTGTACAAGAATGCACACTACGAAAAGGTGTTTTAGGAAGAAAATTGTAAGTGTAATGTAAGAAATTAATTTAAATTAATTTATATCCGTGCAAAAGCAAAAAAGAGTCGCATGTTTGAACAGCTTTGCAAGGAAATGGATGCAGAATTTTCTAAGCTCCTACTTCATGCAGAAGTTCGTTGGCTGTCTTGTGGCAAAGTGTTGAACAGATTTCTAACACTAAGAGAAgaagtgtgtgtatttctgacagaagaagaagacgaaagggCTGTCAAGCTCCAGGACAACTACTGGATTGCCAGATTATCATACATGGCTTCTATCTTTGAGAAACTGAATCAATTAAACCTATCCCTTCAAGGCTTTGGTGGGGATATTTTTGATGTCACTGGCAAGATTGAAGCTTTCAAGTTAAAGATTGggttatggaaaagaaaagttgaaactAAGGACTTCGGtagtttctccttccttgatcAGTTCTTGAAAGAGTGCAACTGGGAAGTGCTATCTCCTTCGctggaagaaaatattaaggattttgttatttttcatctggACAGTCTGGAAAAGAAGTTTAGTATCTATTTCCCTGATCAAGAGGCAAGAGCACTCGAAGAATGTATGTGGATTGTGAACCCCTTTGTCTCAGCTAATACCAGATTAGCCAATCTGGAATCATTGACACCTACTTTGCTAGAACTGTCCACTGATTTTGCACAGAAGTCATCATTCCATGAATTCTCCTACTATGGAGATTTCTGGTGCTCACTTTTTAGGAATTCCAGAGTACCAAGAACTTGCACGAATGGCCATGACTTATCTAGTGCGGATGCCAACAACATATCTGGCAGAGAAAGGCTTCTCTAATCTGGtggatattaaaacaaaaaagcgAAACCAGTTACAAGATGTGGATTCTCTGATGAGGGGGGCActggaaagtgaaataaaacctCGCTTTGAAAAGATTGTTGGAACAATGCAGCAGCAACCCAGCCACTGAATATAAAACCTTTTTAATTTGCTGTTTTATAACTTGTGTGTATACAATGTGATattccatttgtattttttttttcaaaccatttgaaaaatcacattatttgtacatttaaaaatagaaatacaaaaggtatacacatataattatattgttttattatacaGTTACCACCTATATAATTGTTTAGGACCAAGtagctattttttatatttaaaatAGAGACctaatacttttatttatatattttcggtcttaaaaataaaaaacaatgtgatttttttttttttttttttttttttttttgtcgacggCGCTAGGGTACATgaattttgttgctcttggctggctTCTTTTCAAGAGCTCCCGGAAGGGTGCATgatcttagaaaaggttgaagaacactcaCAGGCTAACTGAGTAGTGCATCACTGGACACTAGTAGAACTGTTGAAGAAAAGTTGGCTTCTCTAACTGCCAGTTAGCATGTACTGTATAACGTTAGCAGAAGTATGCTCACCACTGCAAATAAGAAGGCTCATCATATCTGCCATAACTATGATGatgattgttattatcatcatttttgtcCCAAACACTACTGCCTTATTAAGATTACcttcaacagaaaaaaaaaaaaaaaaaaaaaaaaaaacttataactGTGTCCATCAACCATACAATACTTTGTTTTAAGAAGTGCATGAATATCATCAAATAAAAAGTTCTTAAAGGACAACTcactaaagaaaaacaatttCCCATGGGGAGTAATATTAACTGTGGTGTGAACTGAAGGGATGAAGGTTGTCAGTTTTTGCtgctcttctccattctctccaaAGCTGAGGAAGAAGGCAAGACACATCATTAATTTTAGTACATACAAAACGTCGATGGACGAGTTTCATTTCTAGATTAACTACAAATCAACGCAAAAGATTAGAGACTGATATTGTACTAAAGTAGCACAATCATTCCACTTTGTCCTAGTGTCAGTCCTTTCCTTTAAGGCCACTTTCacactatctatccatctcttgTGTGGCATACCTTGCACATTCATGCCTctcacttctttttatcttcttcactactctctcaccatccattccctcaaCATGTCGAAGCCATCTCACCACACATTGCTCTGCCTGTCCTACGAAGTCTCTGACAACAcctgttctccttttctcttcctttttttctttctctgtctaagTTACTCCACACATACTTCTTAGACATGACATCTCCTCTCATCTAACAAGTAAAGGTATATTGAGCTTTCTAGTCTTTAAAATTCTTGATCTGTAACTTGTTAAAAATACAAGCTACTTTTGGTATGAATAAGCATATcctcaataacaacaatatttaTTTCTAATTCTGAGATTGCACCGTGCGAAGAACACCAATCAACAAAATGcaagtttttccttcctatttcaacTGAAATGTGCATTTCCTGAGTCACATTGTTCCACTGCACACTATTCAATCATGAACAGCATTTGCCTTGTAGTTACTGTACTCACCTGTATTGTAGATGCTTCTTGTTGTCCTGGTGCAGTGACTTAATGTCTATTCTGAAGGGCACCTGTCCTCTAGCAACCACATTTGTGATCCTGAAGTTATGTGCCCTGATGTGATATCCCAGCGTTTTCAGGAGCATCATTGCCTTCATGGCCGCCAaagctgctgctgcctctgtcACACACCCTGCAACGCCACGCACTGTTCCTCGCTTGTTGAGAATCACAGAGAACTCCGAATCTTGCAGTTGTAATTGAAGCTGTACGGGAAAGTAATGATGAGTTGTGAGGCgataggaaggatgaagaaCCAAATTTCGACCTATGTTTTCAATTATGTAACTTCCCTAATAACTGAAGGAGACAAACCAAGAATCCAAGATTCAGGAAATCTGATTCAGTATAAAgcatcatcactcatcattttctctttcataataGTTCTCTAATTGGAGAATCGTATAAATGTACTCACCAGTTTGTGGTGTGCTGACTTAGTTCAAATACAGCTTGAGTGTGAATGAATTGTGGATAAACAAACTAAGAAGAATTTGTTAAACCAACATGGCACCTCGTAAAATTTTGAAACAGGTTAAGATGTAGACAGTTCTTTATTGAATGATGAATCTTTACATTGCTTCTTGAATCCACATCCACTGAAATGCGGGCAGCAGGCTTGGAAGGTCAAACAGTGAAGTAGTACGTCTATATAATCATTTAACATGCCAGGAACAATATTCGATAAAGAGTGATTCTGCAATTTTAGTCCCATACCTCCACTTGATAGGCTGTGCTGAAAGTTATAGGGGGTTTTCACGGTTGCTTCCATGATGCTAGTGATGTATTAAAATGTATTCTACATTGt contains:
- the LOC123520006 gene encoding TATA box-binding protein-like 1, producing the protein MAGVPKVTGQGQPAEVREFIDIEIDNIWFHVSTNTKINLQYIDHAADCSSTFLSSGELQLQLQDSEFSVILNKRGTVRGVAGCVTEAAAALAAMKAMMLLKTLGYHIRAHNFRITNVVARGQVPFRIDIKSLHQDNKKHLQYSFGENGEEQQKLTTFIPSVHTTVNITPHGKLFFFSPNVEKLLQASKYIYPRLRPYAVLPTKPSQL